The proteins below come from a single Ruegeria sp. SCSIO 43209 genomic window:
- a CDS encoding cation-translocating P-type ATPase, whose protein sequence is MSSDTHSHDHGHENKHGHHACGSGGCGDIAPAGPIPEGGRSFQVSGLDCAEEVAILNRVVGPKAGGEEHLAFDVINGRMTLLESASKLSDEDVMLLVASTGMTAKPWDDGNAAQDQVAHIARQRRFTTLSGGFWAAGFGWHIFETGMGGALGLFSGHGEVPMPLPEAALFAVAILFGVWLVAPKAWSSARRLSPDMNLLMVVAVAGAIALGEFFEAATVAFFFSLSLYLESWSVGRARNAVSALLDLAPPTVRLVRADGSEATVPAADVFVGDSFIVRGGDRIPLDGEVIEGAGAVDQAPITGESALIPKELGDEVYAGTINGEGTLKIRATKTASDTVLAKIIRMVGDAHARRAPVEQWVTKFARIYTPIVMVVAVAIALIPPLVFGASWGFWFYNALVLLVIACPCALVISTPVSIVAALTASARAGVLIKGGAYIEAPGRTTALAMDKTGTITMGEPEVANVYPLGGASEQELLANAASLEVRSSHPLARAILTKAEQTDISISAAEDIRTVPGRGLEGRTERRDIWLGSDRFAVEKGFGASIPAELRNQIESAGSTLVVVGDENGLTGLLELRDRIRPEARSIVAQLHAQGVKSIIMLTGDNEQTARAVAAEVGIDEVRAQLLPEDKVAAIEELAEQHEMVAMIGDGVNDAPAMARAHYAVAMGAVGSDAAIETADIALMTDDIGKVPRLIDHSRRTMSIIRQNIGFSLATKALFVTLTGFGLASMWGAIAADVGVSLLVVANALRLLKASEGNIHSTGTETVGTPGENAELAHGQ, encoded by the coding sequence ATGTCATCCGATACCCATAGCCACGACCATGGCCACGAAAACAAACATGGTCACCACGCATGCGGTAGTGGCGGGTGTGGCGACATCGCCCCCGCCGGTCCAATTCCTGAAGGTGGTAGAAGCTTTCAGGTCTCTGGCCTTGATTGCGCCGAAGAGGTGGCGATCCTGAACCGTGTCGTCGGCCCGAAAGCAGGTGGTGAAGAGCATCTCGCATTTGATGTGATCAACGGTCGGATGACGCTTCTTGAAAGTGCTTCCAAGTTATCTGACGAAGATGTCATGCTGCTGGTTGCGAGTACTGGTATGACCGCCAAACCATGGGATGACGGAAATGCCGCCCAGGACCAGGTGGCGCATATTGCACGTCAGCGGCGGTTCACCACTCTTAGCGGAGGGTTTTGGGCAGCAGGTTTTGGCTGGCACATTTTCGAAACCGGCATGGGCGGTGCGCTCGGGCTGTTCTCGGGACATGGTGAGGTTCCGATGCCTTTGCCCGAGGCAGCTTTGTTCGCGGTCGCGATCTTGTTTGGCGTCTGGCTGGTGGCCCCTAAAGCCTGGTCTTCGGCGCGTCGACTTTCGCCGGATATGAACCTTTTGATGGTTGTTGCCGTCGCTGGTGCCATCGCTCTGGGTGAGTTTTTTGAAGCCGCAACTGTAGCATTTTTCTTCTCGCTCTCTCTTTATCTGGAAAGCTGGAGTGTCGGACGTGCTCGGAACGCGGTATCCGCGCTGCTTGATCTGGCCCCCCCGACGGTTCGGCTGGTTCGTGCTGACGGTTCTGAGGCAACGGTCCCGGCGGCGGATGTCTTTGTCGGTGACAGCTTCATCGTTCGCGGTGGGGATCGCATTCCACTTGACGGGGAAGTCATCGAAGGGGCCGGTGCCGTTGACCAGGCTCCAATCACAGGTGAAAGCGCGCTGATTCCCAAAGAGCTGGGTGATGAGGTCTATGCCGGCACAATCAATGGTGAAGGCACCCTCAAAATACGTGCGACGAAAACAGCGTCAGACACCGTGCTTGCCAAGATCATCCGGATGGTCGGTGATGCTCATGCTCGCCGTGCGCCGGTTGAGCAGTGGGTTACAAAATTTGCGCGGATTTATACGCCCATCGTTATGGTCGTCGCAGTGGCCATCGCCCTGATCCCACCGCTTGTATTTGGCGCATCGTGGGGCTTCTGGTTTTACAATGCACTTGTTCTGCTGGTTATCGCCTGCCCCTGTGCGCTCGTCATTTCCACACCGGTTTCAATCGTTGCGGCTTTGACCGCTTCGGCCCGGGCTGGGGTTCTGATTAAGGGCGGCGCATATATCGAGGCCCCCGGGCGTACCACCGCACTGGCCATGGACAAGACCGGCACGATCACCATGGGTGAGCCTGAAGTGGCCAATGTCTATCCGCTGGGCGGCGCATCCGAGCAAGAGCTGTTGGCGAACGCTGCAAGCCTTGAGGTTCGGTCTTCACACCCGCTGGCCCGCGCCATTTTGACCAAGGCAGAACAGACCGACATTTCGATATCGGCGGCTGAAGACATCCGAACCGTTCCCGGTCGTGGTCTGGAAGGCCGTACCGAGCGTCGAGATATCTGGCTTGGCTCCGACCGCTTCGCTGTAGAGAAAGGCTTTGGCGCGTCCATCCCTGCCGAGTTGCGCAACCAAATCGAAAGCGCGGGAAGCACACTTGTTGTTGTCGGGGATGAGAACGGGTTAACCGGTTTGCTTGAGCTGCGGGACCGCATTCGACCCGAAGCCCGAAGCATCGTAGCCCAGCTTCATGCGCAGGGCGTGAAGTCAATCATCATGCTGACTGGTGACAACGAACAAACAGCGAGAGCGGTAGCAGCCGAAGTCGGCATCGACGAAGTCCGGGCCCAACTTCTGCCGGAGGACAAAGTCGCTGCGATTGAGGAACTGGCAGAACAGCACGAGATGGTTGCGATGATCGGCGATGGCGTCAACGACGCGCCTGCGATGGCTCGGGCACATTATGCAGTTGCGATGGGTGCAGTTGGATCTGATGCTGCTATTGAGACTGCAGACATTGCTCTGATGACTGATGACATCGGCAAAGTACCCCGGCTGATCGATCATTCACGTCGAACCATGTCGATCATCCGTCAGAACATCGGCTTCTCACTTGCGACCAAAGCACTGTTTGTGACCCTTACCGGTTTTGGATTGGCATCAATGTGGGGTGCAATCGCCGCAGATGTCGGAGTGTCCTTGCTGGTCGTGGCTAACGCCTTGCGGCTTCTGAAAGCCTCGGAGGGTAACATACACTCAACAGGAACAGAAACCGTTGGAACGCCAGGTGAAAATGCTGAATTGGCGCATGGGCAGTAA
- a CDS encoding penicillin acylase family protein, translated as MKALLRIVLGLVLAALFIATVCFVTATYLMLASLPDYEEDFRLEGLKDSVDVLRDSMAIPHISASSPSDAYFALGFVHAQDRLGQMLRERRSASGKVPVPRYRDIDPVLSEMLIAYAAGVNAWIGEVSKGRRGRGAPELLLYDEKTIMAWRPEDSLRITQQFLGNLRQAESGGASIPGDRPKTPGLLKSTPKARLGAWALTSERTVSNSPILAIETSGPLSLPSTLYMADLQFPSGAVAGATLPGVPFVVLGRSNDVAWALDSNAGQPELQNGTSERVDSDIFLRTLYRLTQVVTAKDAVKLISEMPLFGLETVVIDKEDVMTWPGISDEDAILLRQQRLKELDARQRVFSVDGVMAVQQDTVSSAARSLLPLMAADLWRSAPMIPATDDPLDGIRQDALNRLAEWNGEMDRFSPEPLIFWAWARALQRRFLQDEFPAARDLWTNPNPYFLAAVLSNREEAAMWCDNRTSTRVETSDEWIVLALDDALVWITERYGPDLSSWSWGSEHVVNLDWSAVSPAGFLNGLLSVREPKSGGPYSLLSSQFGMSDEKPFATNIGTNFQAVMSVSEDKGFFFLTPSGQSGHPLSRFYKNLFSSWMRGDYRMMAMDLAVAEGGAVGRSKLTPLIQDEVD; from the coding sequence TTGAAAGCGCTGCTCAGGATTGTGCTTGGGTTGGTTCTTGCAGCCCTGTTCATCGCTACCGTCTGTTTCGTCACGGCTACATATCTCATGCTGGCTTCTCTTCCGGACTATGAGGAAGATTTTAGGTTAGAGGGTTTGAAAGATTCTGTGGACGTCCTGAGGGACTCTATGGCGATCCCACATATCTCGGCTTCATCCCCGTCCGATGCCTATTTCGCACTTGGTTTCGTTCATGCGCAGGATAGATTGGGTCAGATGTTAAGGGAACGACGGTCCGCTTCGGGTAAAGTACCAGTTCCGCGATATCGCGATATAGATCCAGTTTTGTCTGAAATGCTGATTGCCTATGCAGCCGGTGTCAATGCCTGGATCGGGGAGGTGTCAAAAGGCCGGCGTGGCCGGGGGGCACCAGAACTGTTGTTGTACGATGAAAAGACAATCATGGCCTGGCGGCCAGAGGATAGTCTCAGAATAACTCAACAGTTCTTAGGCAATCTGCGGCAGGCCGAGAGTGGCGGCGCGTCAATTCCAGGCGACAGACCGAAAACACCCGGATTGCTCAAGAGCACGCCAAAAGCTCGGCTGGGTGCCTGGGCATTGACCAGTGAACGAACGGTTTCCAATTCCCCAATTCTCGCGATCGAGACTAGCGGGCCGCTTTCGCTCCCATCAACCTTGTACATGGCTGATCTTCAATTTCCCTCGGGGGCAGTAGCAGGGGCGACTTTGCCCGGCGTTCCGTTCGTTGTTCTGGGTCGTTCAAATGACGTTGCTTGGGCCTTGGACTCAAATGCCGGGCAACCTGAATTGCAAAACGGTACATCCGAACGGGTAGATAGCGATATCTTTTTGAGAACTCTTTACCGACTGACACAGGTAGTCACCGCAAAAGACGCCGTGAAGTTGATCTCTGAAATGCCTCTGTTCGGGTTGGAGACCGTCGTTATTGACAAAGAAGACGTCATGACCTGGCCGGGCATCTCCGATGAAGATGCAATCCTGCTTCGGCAGCAAAGGCTCAAAGAACTTGATGCGCGCCAACGCGTTTTTTCAGTTGATGGTGTTATGGCGGTACAACAAGATACCGTTAGTTCAGCAGCGCGTAGCTTGTTGCCTCTGATGGCAGCGGACTTGTGGCGTTCTGCACCCATGATCCCCGCAACCGACGACCCGCTCGATGGAATCCGACAGGATGCCTTGAACCGCTTGGCTGAATGGAACGGTGAAATGGATCGTTTTTCGCCGGAGCCATTGATATTCTGGGCATGGGCGCGTGCTTTGCAACGCCGATTTCTACAGGATGAATTTCCTGCGGCGCGTGATTTGTGGACCAATCCGAATCCATATTTTCTTGCCGCGGTTCTTTCAAATAGAGAAGAGGCCGCGATGTGGTGTGACAATCGCACCTCAACTCGTGTCGAAACCAGCGACGAGTGGATCGTTCTCGCACTCGACGATGCGCTCGTCTGGATAACCGAGCGCTACGGTCCCGACCTTTCTTCGTGGAGCTGGGGATCTGAACACGTTGTGAATCTGGATTGGTCTGCGGTTAGCCCAGCCGGATTCCTCAATGGGTTGTTATCTGTGCGGGAACCGAAGTCCGGAGGACCTTATTCATTGCTCTCGTCTCAATTCGGGATGTCTGACGAAAAACCGTTTGCAACAAATATCGGCACGAATTTTCAGGCCGTCATGTCTGTTTCAGAAGACAAAGGCTTCTTTTTCCTGACACCATCCGGGCAGTCGGGACACCCGCTTTCGCGGTTCTACAAGAACTTGTTTTCTTCATGGATGCGCGGTGATTACAGGATGATGGCAATGGATCTGGCAGTAGCAGAGGGTGGGGCAGTGGGGCGATCCAAACTAACCCCCCTCATTCAGGATGAAGTTGACTGA
- a CDS encoding M23 family metallopeptidase: MNARFLATSAIAISSVSIASIVFIASNRSEVTAPAPTVFPVPKLPAEPQITSAPLLNVPSAELAPSPVSFRPAQPEPIQAEEPLPPVEPPSRTWTRELALGDTLDSLLSKAGINATDRAEIALALGAEYDLQRLRPGHSITVVTTAADQPQSVELAVEGGVRIEVILSETLSTRVVSPEPDTVILARKTEIETSISNALSSAKIPVRFAVDLAQMLSGTVDFRRDLTGGEALRLLWREKSIDGERTGQPELIFAALEVDDQLYEIAWPDAENGRATIYVDGELLRVFSQPVEGARLSSVFGRRKHPVYGNVRMHTGVDFAAARGTPVHATAPGRVSYIGWRGGYGRVVEIAHGSDTVTRYTHLSATADGLTKGQRVEAGQVVGRVGSTGTATGPNLHYEVLVDGRPTDPLSDDRLAAAANDKVENEAAQKRLSSARAQLEKQLGDLTAKKREVNS, encoded by the coding sequence ATGAACGCACGGTTTCTAGCAACCTCGGCAATCGCGATCAGCAGCGTCTCAATTGCTTCGATCGTGTTCATTGCCTCGAACAGGTCTGAAGTGACGGCGCCTGCGCCCACGGTCTTTCCGGTGCCCAAGCTTCCTGCGGAACCGCAGATCACATCGGCTCCGTTGCTGAACGTACCATCAGCAGAACTCGCTCCAAGCCCCGTTTCGTTTCGACCTGCTCAACCGGAACCCATTCAGGCAGAGGAACCTTTGCCACCTGTTGAACCGCCTTCACGGACATGGACGCGCGAACTTGCGTTGGGCGACACGCTCGACAGTTTGCTGTCTAAAGCCGGGATCAACGCAACCGATCGGGCCGAAATCGCACTTGCGCTTGGCGCTGAATATGATTTGCAGCGTTTGCGCCCGGGTCACTCGATAACAGTCGTTACCACCGCAGCGGATCAACCGCAGAGCGTGGAGCTTGCGGTGGAAGGTGGTGTAAGAATCGAGGTGATACTCAGCGAAACGTTGTCCACGCGCGTGGTCTCGCCAGAACCCGACACCGTCATTCTTGCCCGCAAAACAGAGATCGAAACTTCGATTTCAAATGCGCTGAGTAGCGCAAAGATCCCGGTTCGTTTTGCGGTGGATCTGGCGCAGATGCTGAGCGGGACAGTGGATTTTCGGAGGGATCTGACAGGTGGTGAAGCTCTCCGTCTTCTCTGGCGCGAAAAGAGCATCGATGGCGAGAGAACAGGCCAGCCAGAACTCATTTTTGCGGCGCTGGAGGTTGATGACCAACTTTATGAAATAGCATGGCCAGATGCCGAAAATGGCCGCGCCACAATCTATGTAGATGGTGAGCTTCTTCGCGTCTTCTCGCAGCCAGTCGAGGGCGCGCGCCTGAGTTCTGTCTTTGGTCGGCGGAAGCACCCGGTCTACGGAAATGTTCGGATGCATACAGGTGTCGATTTTGCTGCCGCACGTGGTACTCCGGTGCATGCGACGGCCCCGGGCCGCGTGTCTTATATTGGTTGGCGCGGGGGGTATGGGCGTGTGGTCGAAATCGCTCATGGATCGGACACGGTCACGCGATACACGCATCTTAGCGCAACCGCCGATGGTCTGACCAAAGGTCAGCGCGTGGAGGCGGGCCAGGTGGTTGGTCGTGTCGGGTCGACCGGCACCGCGACCGGCCCAAATCTTCATTATGAAGTATTGGTCGACGGGCGCCCGACAGACCCGCTTTCTGACGATCGACTTGCTGCCGCTGCGAATGACAAGGTAGAAAACGAAGCAGCGCAAAAGCGATTAAGTAGTGCACGGGCACAGCTTGAGAAGCAGCTGGGCGATCTCACTGCCAAGAAACGCGAAGTTAACTCGTGA
- a CDS encoding SCO family protein: MQRRRVLKFGAAGLGVIGLNLFAGWWQVDGPGAAQSDRLRPLALSDMNFRMVDHEGTTVTPQSLVGRATMVFFGFTYCPDVCPTTLSDISLWLDDLGNDADELNVVFITVDPERDTVESMADYVSYFHPAVRGWVGVSDQIAQAADDFRATYEKVPMEDGDYTMNHTASVFLFSPTGEFVSTIDYHEQREFAVPKIRRALKSGADKTS; encoded by the coding sequence ATGCAGCGGCGACGCGTTCTCAAATTCGGGGCTGCTGGACTTGGTGTAATCGGCCTGAATCTCTTTGCCGGATGGTGGCAAGTGGATGGGCCGGGAGCGGCTCAATCTGATCGCCTTCGTCCCCTTGCGTTGTCAGACATGAACTTTCGCATGGTTGATCACGAAGGGACCACCGTCACCCCGCAATCGCTCGTCGGACGTGCAACAATGGTGTTCTTCGGCTTTACCTACTGCCCGGATGTTTGCCCGACGACACTTTCGGATATTTCCCTCTGGCTGGATGATCTGGGCAATGACGCGGATGAATTGAACGTCGTGTTCATAACCGTAGACCCTGAAAGAGACACAGTCGAATCTATGGCCGACTATGTCAGCTACTTTCATCCGGCTGTCCGTGGGTGGGTCGGCGTTTCGGACCAAATCGCTCAGGCCGCAGACGATTTTCGCGCCACTTATGAAAAAGTTCCAATGGAAGATGGCGACTACACAATGAACCACACTGCAAGTGTATTTCTGTTTAGCCCCACAGGCGAATTTGTCAGCACCATCGACTATCATGAGCAGAGAGAATTCGCTGTGCCCAAGATCCGTCGTGCTTTGAAAAGTGGAGCGGATAAAACATCATGA
- a CDS encoding copper chaperone PCu(A)C, whose translation MRLTAKNTLLAGVLAAFGTTAIISAPVLAGGGDVVVEDAWSRASIGTNRPGVAYMTIRNTGNEAVTLTSIRTDLAMMPEIHQTSTNAEGVSSMAPAGELEIAPGGSVALEPGGLHAMLMRLQRPMTEGESFTLTLIFADGAEKTVNVPIFGIAARGPEN comes from the coding sequence ATGAGACTCACTGCAAAAAATACACTTCTGGCAGGTGTGCTTGCCGCATTCGGCACCACTGCCATTATATCGGCACCTGTACTGGCAGGGGGCGGCGATGTTGTCGTTGAAGATGCCTGGTCGCGCGCTTCAATTGGCACCAACCGACCTGGCGTCGCTTACATGACGATCCGCAACACCGGCAATGAGGCCGTCACGCTGACGTCTATCCGCACCGATCTTGCGATGATGCCCGAGATCCATCAGACATCGACCAATGCAGAGGGCGTCAGTTCCATGGCACCAGCTGGCGAGCTGGAAATTGCGCCGGGCGGTTCCGTAGCGCTTGAGCCGGGCGGGCTCCACGCAATGCTCATGCGGCTGCAACGCCCTATGACCGAAGGCGAGAGCTTTACGCTGACTCTGATCTTTGCCGATGGCGCAGAAAAGACTGTCAACGTGCCGATATTTGGCATTGCTGCGCGAGGCCCCGAGAACTGA